A window of Mycolicibacterium fluoranthenivorans contains these coding sequences:
- the metX gene encoding homoserine O-acetyltransferase MetX — protein MTVSDTRPVVSLPAEGETGLVDIGALTLENGAVLDDVTIAVQRWGELSPERDNVVMVLHALTGDSHVTGPAGPGHPTPGWWDGVAGSGAPIDTDRWCAISTNVLGGCRGSTGPSSLARDGKPWGSRFPAITIRDQVNADLAALAALGITRVAAVIGGSMGGARALEWIIGHPDTVRTALVLAVGARATADQIGTQSSQVAAIKADPDWQGGDYHGTGRAPTAGLEVARRFAHLTYRGEAELDSRFRNDTQGDLQGDDDARFAIQSYLEYQGEKLVARFDAGTYVALSDALSSHDVGRGRGGVPAALESCQVPVIVGGITSDRLYPIRLQQELADLLPGCAGLNVVDSIYGHDGFLVETDSVGALIRQTLKLAAQ, from the coding sequence GTGACCGTGTCAGACACCCGCCCCGTCGTGTCCCTGCCGGCCGAAGGCGAAACCGGTCTCGTCGATATCGGTGCGCTGACGCTGGAGAACGGCGCGGTGCTCGATGACGTCACCATCGCGGTGCAACGCTGGGGCGAGCTGTCCCCCGAGCGCGACAACGTCGTGATGGTGCTGCATGCGCTGACCGGCGACTCGCATGTCACCGGTCCGGCGGGCCCGGGTCACCCCACGCCGGGTTGGTGGGACGGGGTGGCCGGCTCGGGCGCCCCGATCGACACCGACCGGTGGTGTGCGATCTCGACCAACGTGCTCGGTGGCTGCCGCGGGTCCACCGGCCCGAGTTCGCTGGCCCGTGACGGTAAGCCGTGGGGTTCGCGCTTCCCCGCCATCACGATCCGCGATCAGGTGAACGCCGATCTGGCCGCACTGGCCGCCCTGGGTATCACCCGGGTGGCGGCGGTGATCGGCGGCTCGATGGGCGGAGCCCGTGCGCTGGAGTGGATCATCGGTCACCCCGACACGGTCCGCACGGCACTGGTGCTGGCCGTCGGGGCGCGTGCGACCGCCGACCAGATCGGCACGCAGAGCAGCCAGGTCGCGGCCATCAAGGCCGATCCCGACTGGCAGGGCGGCGACTACCACGGCACCGGACGGGCCCCCACCGCCGGGCTGGAGGTCGCGCGGCGGTTCGCTCATCTGACGTATCGCGGTGAGGCCGAACTGGATTCGCGATTCCGCAACGATACGCAGGGCGACCTCCAAGGTGACGATGACGCCCGCTTCGCGATCCAGAGCTATCTGGAATACCAGGGCGAGAAGCTGGTGGCGCGCTTCGATGCGGGTACCTATGTGGCGCTGTCGGATGCGCTGTCCAGCCACGACGTCGGCCGCGGTCGCGGCGGCGTGCCCGCAGCGCTGGAGTCCTGCCAGGTGCCGGTGATCGTCGGCGGGATCACCTCCGATCGGCTGTATCCCATTCGCCTGCAACAGGAACTGGCCGACCTGCTGCCCGGCTGTGCCGGGCTCAACGTCGTCGATTCGATCTACGGCCATGACGGATTCCTGGTCGAGACGGACTCGGTGGGTGCCCTCATCCGGCAGACGCTGAAGCTCGCGGCGCAATGA
- a CDS encoding bifunctional o-acetylhomoserine/o-acetylserine sulfhydrylase, whose amino-acid sequence MTELENNPDDLTAAWSFETKQVHAGQSPDAATNARALPIYQTTSYTFDSTDHAAALFGLAEPGNIYTRIGNPTTDVIEQRVAALEGGVAALFLSSGQAAETFAILNLAAAGDHIVSSPRLYGGTYNLFHYTLPKLGIEVSFVADPDDLESWRAAVRPNTKAFFAETISNPQIDVLDIPGVSAVAHDNGVPLIVDNTIATPYLIQPIAHGADIVVHSATKYLGGHGSAIAGVIVDGGRFDWTQGRHPGFTEPDPSYHGVVFADLGAPAYALKARVQLLRDLGSALSPFNAFLIAQGLETLSLRVERHVSNALQVAEFLAGHPDVTSVNYAGLPTSPWYDLGRKIAPKGTGAVLAFELAGGIAAGKAFVDALTLHSHVANIGDVRSLVIHPASTTHQQLTPQEQLTTGVTPGLVRLAVGIEGIDDILADLERGFAAARKAGARTAAAV is encoded by the coding sequence ATGACCGAACTCGAGAACAACCCCGACGACCTCACCGCCGCCTGGTCGTTCGAGACCAAGCAGGTACACGCCGGCCAGTCCCCCGATGCCGCCACCAACGCACGCGCGCTGCCGATCTACCAGACCACGTCCTACACCTTCGACAGCACCGACCACGCCGCCGCGCTGTTCGGGCTTGCCGAGCCCGGCAACATCTACACCCGGATCGGCAACCCGACCACCGATGTCATCGAGCAGCGGGTGGCAGCGCTCGAAGGCGGCGTCGCGGCGCTGTTCCTGTCCTCCGGGCAGGCAGCCGAGACCTTCGCCATCCTCAATCTCGCGGCCGCCGGCGACCATATTGTGTCCTCCCCCAGGCTCTACGGCGGCACGTACAACCTGTTCCACTACACGCTGCCCAAGCTGGGCATCGAGGTCAGCTTCGTGGCCGACCCGGACGATCTGGAGTCCTGGCGGGCGGCCGTGCGGCCGAACACCAAGGCCTTCTTCGCCGAGACCATCTCCAACCCCCAGATCGATGTGCTCGACATTCCCGGCGTCTCCGCGGTGGCGCATGACAACGGCGTGCCCCTGATCGTCGACAACACCATCGCCACCCCCTACCTGATCCAGCCCATCGCGCACGGCGCCGACATCGTCGTGCACTCGGCCACCAAGTACCTGGGCGGACACGGTTCGGCGATCGCCGGCGTCATCGTCGACGGGGGCAGGTTCGACTGGACACAGGGTCGCCATCCCGGTTTCACCGAACCGGACCCGAGCTACCACGGTGTCGTGTTCGCCGACCTCGGCGCGCCCGCCTACGCCCTCAAGGCCCGGGTACAGCTGCTGCGCGATCTGGGCAGCGCGCTGTCCCCCTTCAACGCCTTCCTCATCGCCCAGGGATTGGAAACGCTGAGCCTGCGCGTTGAACGGCATGTGTCCAACGCCCTGCAGGTGGCCGAGTTCCTCGCCGGGCATCCCGACGTCACGTCGGTGAACTATGCGGGGCTGCCCACCTCACCCTGGTACGACCTGGGCCGCAAGATCGCCCCCAAGGGCACCGGCGCGGTGCTGGCGTTCGAGCTGGCCGGCGGCATCGCCGCAGGTAAGGCCTTCGTCGACGCGTTGACGCTGCACAGCCACGTCGCCAATATCGGTGATGTGCGTTCACTGGTCATCCACCCCGCGTCGACCACGCACCAGCAGCTGACCCCGCAGGAGCAGCTGACCACCGGGGTCACCCCCGGCCTGGTGCGGCTGGCGGTCGGTATCGAGGGCATCGACGACATCCTGGCCGATCTGGAACGGGGTTTCGCCGCGGCCCGGAAGGCCGGCGCGCGGACGGCGGCGGCAGTGTGA
- a CDS encoding NADP-dependent isocitrate dehydrogenase, with protein MSAQQPTIIYTLTDEAPLLATYGFLPVIRTFADAAGIDVATSDISVAARILAEFGDYLTDEQKVPDNLAALGELTQDPNANIIKLPNISASVPQLMAAIKELQGKGYALPDYPGDPKTDEEKVLKDRYSKILGSAVNPVLREGNSDRRAPKAVKEYARKHPHSMGAWSQASRTHVATMKHGDFYHGEKSLTLDKARNVKMVLTTKSGATVVLKPEVKLDAGDIIDSMFMSKKALCDFYEEQIEDAYKTGVMFSLHVKATMMKVSHPIVFGYAVKIFYKDAFAKHQALFDELGVNVNNGLSDLYSKIESLPASQREEIIEDLHRCHEHRPELAMVDSAKGISNFHSPSDVIVDASMPAMIRLGGKMYGADGRTKDTKAVNPESTFSRMYQEMINFCKTNGQFDPTTMGTVPNVGLMAQQAEEYGSHDKTFEISEDGVADIVDIATGEVLVSQNVEAGDIWRMPVVKDAAIRDWVKLAVNRARLSGMTTVFWLDDERPHENELRKKVKAYLKDEDTEGLDITILPQVWAMRYTLERVIRGLDTIAATGNILRDYLTDLFPILELGTSAKMLSVVPLMAGGGLYETGAGGSAPKHVSQLLEENHLRWDSLGEFLAIGASLEDLGNKTGNAKAKVLADTLDSAVGKLLDENKNPSRKAGELDNRGSQFYLALFWAQALAEQTEDAELAAHFAPLAKSLADSEDAIVTELNEVQGGHADIGGYYFPDPEKTAAVMRPSKTFNAALEAVKS; from the coding sequence ATGAGCGCCCAGCAGCCGACAATCATCTACACGCTGACCGACGAAGCGCCGCTTCTTGCCACCTACGGCTTCCTTCCGGTGATCCGCACCTTCGCCGACGCCGCCGGTATCGACGTGGCGACGAGCGACATCTCCGTAGCGGCGCGCATCCTGGCCGAGTTCGGTGACTACCTCACCGACGAACAGAAGGTGCCCGACAACCTGGCCGCCCTCGGCGAGCTGACCCAGGATCCCAACGCCAACATCATCAAGCTGCCGAACATCAGCGCCTCGGTGCCGCAGCTGATGGCCGCGATCAAGGAATTGCAGGGTAAGGGCTACGCCCTGCCGGATTACCCGGGCGACCCGAAGACCGACGAAGAAAAGGTGCTCAAGGACCGCTACTCCAAGATCCTGGGCAGCGCGGTGAACCCGGTGCTGCGCGAGGGAAACTCCGACCGCCGCGCCCCCAAGGCGGTCAAGGAGTACGCCCGCAAGCACCCGCACAGCATGGGCGCGTGGTCGCAGGCCTCCCGGACCCACGTCGCGACCATGAAGCACGGCGACTTCTACCACGGCGAGAAATCGCTGACGCTGGACAAGGCGCGCAACGTCAAGATGGTCCTGACCACCAAGAGCGGTGCCACCGTCGTGCTCAAGCCCGAGGTCAAGCTCGACGCCGGCGACATCATCGACAGCATGTTCATGAGCAAGAAGGCGCTGTGCGACTTCTACGAGGAGCAGATCGAGGACGCCTACAAGACCGGCGTGATGTTCTCGCTGCACGTCAAGGCCACCATGATGAAGGTCAGCCACCCCATCGTCTTCGGGTACGCGGTGAAGATCTTCTACAAGGACGCCTTCGCCAAGCATCAGGCGCTGTTCGACGAGCTGGGCGTCAACGTCAACAACGGTCTTTCCGACCTCTACAGCAAGATCGAGTCACTGCCGGCGTCGCAGCGTGAGGAGATCATCGAGGATCTGCATCGCTGCCACGAGCACCGGCCGGAGCTCGCGATGGTCGACTCGGCCAAGGGCATCTCGAACTTCCACTCGCCGTCCGACGTGATCGTGGACGCCTCGATGCCCGCGATGATCCGCCTCGGCGGCAAGATGTACGGCGCCGACGGCCGCACCAAGGACACCAAGGCCGTCAACCCGGAGTCGACCTTCTCCCGGATGTACCAGGAGATGATCAACTTCTGTAAGACCAACGGCCAGTTCGATCCGACCACCATGGGCACGGTCCCCAACGTGGGCCTGATGGCACAGCAGGCCGAGGAGTACGGCAGCCACGACAAGACCTTCGAGATCTCCGAGGACGGCGTCGCCGACATCGTCGATATCGCGACCGGCGAGGTGCTGGTCTCGCAGAACGTCGAAGCGGGTGACATCTGGCGGATGCCGGTCGTCAAGGACGCCGCCATCCGGGACTGGGTCAAGCTGGCCGTCAACCGGGCCCGGCTGTCCGGTATGACCACGGTGTTCTGGCTGGACGACGAACGTCCGCACGAGAACGAACTGCGTAAGAAGGTCAAGGCCTATCTCAAGGACGAGGACACCGAGGGCCTCGACATCACGATCCTGCCGCAGGTCTGGGCCATGCGGTACACCCTGGAGCGAGTCATCCGCGGGCTCGACACCATCGCCGCGACGGGCAACATCCTGCGCGACTACCTGACCGACCTGTTCCCGATCCTGGAGCTGGGCACCAGCGCCAAGATGCTGTCGGTGGTGCCGCTGATGGCCGGCGGCGGACTGTATGAGACCGGTGCCGGTGGTTCGGCGCCCAAGCACGTCAGCCAGCTGCTCGAAGAGAATCACCTGCGCTGGGATTCGCTCGGCGAGTTCCTCGCGATCGGTGCCAGCCTGGAGGATCTGGGCAACAAGACCGGCAACGCCAAGGCCAAGGTGCTGGCCGACACGCTGGACAGCGCCGTCGGCAAGCTGTTGGACGAGAACAAGAATCCGTCCCGCAAGGCCGGTGAGTTGGACAACCGGGGCAGCCAGTTCTACCTTGCGCTGTTCTGGGCGCAGGCGCTGGCCGAACAGACCGAGGACGCCGAACTGGCCGCGCACTTCGCTCCGCTGGCCAAGTCCCTGGCCGACAGCGAGGACGCCATCGTGACCGAGCTCAACGAGGTCCAGGGCGGGCACGCCGACATCGGCGGGTACTACTTCCCGGATCCGGAGAAGACGGCGGCCGTGATGCGTCCGAGCAAGACGTTCAACGCCGCCTTGGAGGCCGTCAAGAGCTGA